Below is a genomic region from Bradyrhizobium sp. 1(2017).
GGGGTCCATCGCGTTCGGCCGCAGCCGCGTGATGATGTCGGTGTAGCGCCCCGTCGGCACGAAGCAGATGTCCTGGCTGTCGTGCTTGTCGGCGACCGCGAGGCCAAAGCGGCGCGCCAGCTCGCGCGTCTGCGGCTTGGTCATGTCGCCGAGCGGAAAGCGCAGGAAGTCGAGCTGCTCGCGCGTGGTCGCGAACAGGAAATAGCTCTGGTCGCGGTCGGCGTCGGCCGCGCAAACGAGCGCGCGCGAGCCATTGTCGAGACGGCGCGAGGCGACGTAATGGCCGGTGGCGAGCGCGTGCGCGCCGAGCTCACGCGCGGTCTTGAGCAGATCGCGGAATTTGACGCTGCGGTTGCACTCGATGCAGGGCACCGGCGTCTCGCCGAGCGCGTAGCTGTCGGCGAAATTGTCGATGACGGACTCGCGGAAGCGGTCCTCGTAGTCGAGCACGTAATGGGGAATGCCGAGCTTGGCCGCGACGTCGCGGGCGTCGTGGATGTCCTGGCCGGCGCAGCAGGCGCCCTTGCGGTGGGTCGCCGCGCCGTGGTCGTAGAGCTGAAGCGTGATGCCGACGACGTCGTAGCCTTCAGCCTTGAGCAGCGCAGCCGTCGTCGAGGAATCGACACCGCCCGACATGGCGACGACGACCCTGGTGTCCTCAGGACGGCCTTCGAGATCCAGACTGTTGAGCATTGGCCTTAAAAGTTCTGACGGCGGCGTGCGGCGCATCCGCGATTTGCGTGCTTCTGGCGGGACATCGGCGATCCCGGGAACCCTGGTTCCCCCGGGAGGCGCGAGGCCCTGTCGAAAGCGACTGAGAGTGGTCTCTTTAATATAGGCGGCATTCCGGTGAAGCAATCACGGGGCGGCCCGCTTAGGGCAATTCTTGCCGGGGAGGCAGAAATGGCGGGGTCGCAAGGCTCCGCGGCGGGCCGCGACGATTCTGCAAGACATTGATTTTTCTAGTTAAATTATCCGCGCGCGAGGCTGGCCCGCTCCTTGCTCCCCTTCCTGCCGAAGTCGTTTCCAAGGGGTCGCCTGTGGTCGGTCGGACGTCAGATATCGTGGCTAGCGTGCAGGTCCAGAGCACGCAGCAAAAGCCGGCCCGCTCGCAGGCGCCGAAAGAGAGCTCCGCGGCCGACTCCTTCGGTTCGCTGGTCGACAGCAACACCCAGGCGATCGACAACAATGCGCAAGCGCAGGACACCGCGCCGCGCCGGAGCGAGTCCGCCTCCGCGTCCTCCCAGGACAGAGCGCGCGACACCTCGTCCAGGGATGAGCCCGCGCAGAGCCGGGCGAGCGACGACACGTCGGCGCCCGCCAGGACCGACGACGACACGGCGAGCGACACCACGGCCGATCCGGCCAAGGACACCGGCAAGACCAAGGACAAAGACAAGGACAAGGTCGAGGCCTCCGACACCAAATCGACTGACAAATCCGACGAGACCAAGACCGACAAGACTGAGAAGACCGACGGCACCGACGCCGCGACCGCCGCCGTCGATGCGGCTGCCGCCGTGCCGGCCGATCCCAGCCAGACCGCCGTCCCCGATCCCGGCGTCATCGTTGCCGCGCCGGTCGTACCGGCCGATCCGAATGCGGCCGCAAACCAGGCCGCCGCCAGCACCGCCTCGCCATTGACCATCGCCGCCGCCGGTCTTGCCGCCAGCGCCTCCACCGCAGCGCAGATCGCCGGTGCCAAGACCGACACCGCCACGGCCGGCGACAAGAGCGCCAAGGCCGCGGGCGCCGAGATCGCTGCCGACACCACGACGACGCTCGGCGAAACCGCGACCGGCACGAACGCTGCGGCCGCGACCGACGCGAACGCCAATGGCGGCCTGATCGCCGTCGCCAGCGAGGGCACGCCCAAGACCTCGTTCAAGGCCGCGGCCACGGCGCAGGCCCAGACCGACATCTCCAATATCGGCCAGGACGCCGGCAAGGCGGACGCGACCGGAACGCAAACCTCGGGTGCAGCGACCCTCAACGCCGCCGCGCATCCTCAGGCCGCCAAGCCGCAAGCCGACGGCGCAGCGGCTGACGCCAAGGCCGTCGCCACCGAGCGCACCGCCGATGTGGCGGCGGGCGCCCCGGCCACGCACGGCCATGCGGGAACGCAGGCAATCGTCGCCCCGACGGACACCAGCGCACAGGCCGCCTCCGCCGTGCAGGCGCCGTTGACCAACACCACCTCGGCCGCGACGGCATCGACAGCGACGCTGACCGCGACCGCGGCCACCAACCCGACTATTCCGATCAGCGGCATCCCGATCGAGATCGCGGCCGCGATCCGTTCCGGCAAGTCCCGCTTCGACATCAGCCTCGATCCGGCCGAGCTCGGCAAGATCGACGTCCGCATCAATATCGACCGCAACGGCCAGGTCACTTCGCATCTCACCGTGGAGAAGCCGGAGACGCTGCAGATGCTGCGTCAGGACGCGCCGCAATTGCAGCGCGCGCTCGACGATGCCGGCTTCAAGACCGGAAACAACGGGCTGTCGTTCAGCCTGCGCGACCAGAATTCGTCGGGCCAGCACTCCGGTCAGAACAACGACAATGGCGGCAATGCCCGCCGGCTGATCATCAGTGAGGACGAAAGCGTTGCAGCGGCGCCCGTCGGGCGCGGCTACGGCCGTATGCTCGGATCGAGCAGCGGCGTCGACATCAGAGTGTAAGGAGTATTCGCAAATGACCACCACGAATGCCGCCACCGCCCCGACGCCCGTCTCCGGAACGACCGACATCCCGAAGTCCTCGTCGTCGAACTCATTGAGCTCAACCACGGGATCGACGCTCGCCGGCAATTTCCAGACCTTCCTGACGCTGCTCACGACGCAGCTGCAGAACCAGAACCCGCTGGATCCGCTCGACACCAACCAGTTCACCCAGCAGCTGGTGCAGTTCGCCGGCGTCGAGCAGCAGCTCAAGACCAACGATTCGCTGGCCCAGCTCGTCGCCCTCCAGCAGACCACGCAGGCGACCCAGGCGCTGGGCTTCGTCGGCAAGACCGCCCTGGTCGACGGCTCGACCGCGACCATGACCAACTCGTCGGCGACCTGGCATCTCAACATTCCCACCGACTCGACCGTCGACATCACCGTCGCCAATGCCAGCGGCCAGACCGTCTTCACCGGCAAATATACCGCCGCCGCCGGCCCCGACATCCCCTTCACCTGGAGCGGCATGGGCAATGACGGCACGCAATGGCCGGACGGCAAGTACACGATCTCGGCGACGGGCAAGGACGT
It encodes:
- the mnmA gene encoding tRNA 2-thiouridine(34) synthase MnmA, which translates into the protein MLNSLDLEGRPEDTRVVVAMSGGVDSSTTAALLKAEGYDVVGITLQLYDHGAATHRKGACCAGQDIHDARDVAAKLGIPHYVLDYEDRFRESVIDNFADSYALGETPVPCIECNRSVKFRDLLKTARELGAHALATGHYVASRRLDNGSRALVCAADADRDQSYFLFATTREQLDFLRFPLGDMTKPQTRELARRFGLAVADKHDSQDICFVPTGRYTDIITRLRPNAMDPGEIVDLDGRVLGQHNGIANFTVGQRRGLGIASGSPLFVVRLDAAARRVMVGPRDALKMHRIVLRDVNWIGDGNIDSAIGSGLEMFVRVRSTRSPQPAWLRGGNGQYEVELVAGEEGVSPGQACVFYDAPSGQARVLGGGFIQSAAAKVASNAARPLAEAVRG
- a CDS encoding flagellar hook assembly protein FlgD; translated protein: MTTTNAATAPTPVSGTTDIPKSSSSNSLSSTTGSTLAGNFQTFLTLLTTQLQNQNPLDPLDTNQFTQQLVQFAGVEQQLKTNDSLAQLVALQQTTQATQALGFVGKTALVDGSTATMTNSSATWHLNIPTDSTVDITVANASGQTVFTGKYTAAAGPDIPFTWSGMGNDGTQWPDGKYTISATGKDVAGNNVGIAAQVQGVVSSVDLTQSPPLLTIDGASYTLSQVKSIIATSSN
- a CDS encoding flagellar hook-length control protein FliK, with amino-acid sequence MVGRTSDIVASVQVQSTQQKPARSQAPKESSAADSFGSLVDSNTQAIDNNAQAQDTAPRRSESASASSQDRARDTSSRDEPAQSRASDDTSAPARTDDDTASDTTADPAKDTGKTKDKDKDKVEASDTKSTDKSDETKTDKTEKTDGTDAATAAVDAAAAVPADPSQTAVPDPGVIVAAPVVPADPNAAANQAAASTASPLTIAAAGLAASASTAAQIAGAKTDTATAGDKSAKAAGAEIAADTTTTLGETATGTNAAAATDANANGGLIAVASEGTPKTSFKAAATAQAQTDISNIGQDAGKADATGTQTSGAATLNAAAHPQAAKPQADGAAADAKAVATERTADVAAGAPATHGHAGTQAIVAPTDTSAQAASAVQAPLTNTTSAATASTATLTATAATNPTIPISGIPIEIAAAIRSGKSRFDISLDPAELGKIDVRINIDRNGQVTSHLTVEKPETLQMLRQDAPQLQRALDDAGFKTGNNGLSFSLRDQNSSGQHSGQNNDNGGNARRLIISEDESVAAAPVGRGYGRMLGSSSGVDIRV